AGCTCGCGCCAGTCGCCACCCTCCCGGACCAGCCTGAGCAGGCGGTTCACGGCGGGGCCGTATCCCCGGTCGAAGTCGTGGTGCACTGCGAAGGAGTGGGCGAGGGCGTCCTGGTCGATACGGCCGTGCTGCCCCAGCACAGCCAGCACCGAGGCGGCCATCTCGGTGTCGTCGGTCCACTGCCAGGGCCCGGGGGGCAGGGCTCGGTCCTTCAGGAGCGGATAGTTGGCGGGCACAAAGAACTGGGAGCCCAGGGCGTCTCCCACGGAGAGGCCACGCAGGCTGGCAAGGGCGCGTTCGAAGCGCTGGTCGGAAGCGGATTCGGTCATCGCCTCCACTCTATCCGGTGATGCCGTACGGCTCAGGGGTACGCCAGCGCTCGAACGGCCTGTCCAGCGTGTAACGGCCGTCCTTGCCGAGTACCAGCGTCCGGGATTCCCCGTTGCCGGGATTGGACAGCGATTCGAATTCGGCCACGGACCAGTGGAACCAGCGCATGCAGAACAGCCGCATCGTCAGTCCGTGCGTGACCAGCAGGACGTTCTGCGGGTGGTCGGGGTCCTCGAAGCTCCGGTACAGGCTCTCCAGGAACGCACCCACCCGGTCGTACACGTCCGCACCCGACTCGCCCTGCGCGAAGCGGTAGAAGAAGTGCCCATAGGCGTCCCGGTACGCCTTCTGGAGGCGGACGTCGTTCCGGTCCTGCCAGTTCCCCCAGTCCTGCTCGCGCAGCCGGGGCTCCTCGCGCACCCGGACGCTTTCGAGATCCAGCCCGAGGGACCGGAACGTCTCGTGCGTACGGCGATAGGGCGAGACGTACACACTCACCCGCTCCCCGTCGAAGAGCTCGCGCAGCCGCACCCCCGTCTCACGGGACTGCCGCAGCCCGGCCGGGGTGAGCCTCAGTGCGTGGTCGGGCTCGCGCTCGTACACGGTGTCATCGGCATTGCCCTCGGACTCGCCGTGCCTGACGAGGACAATGCGTTGCGGTCTTGCCATGTACCGACCCTAGATCGAGTCGCCGCCGTTCGAGCAGTTGTCCGGAACTCGACCGTGCATGTCGCCGAGGAAATCGCGGTCGCCCCGGCCGGGTCACACGGTCCAGGCCGGTTCGAGCTGGACGACATCGCCGGCCAGCGAGACCACGTCGTCCTCGGTCTGCGCCCGCTGCGAGAGCCGGTCCACGCTCCCCGGCCGGTACTTGCCGCGCTCGGCGCTCGACTGCCACATCGACAGAACCAGAAACTCGTGTCCGGGCGCCTCGCCGAAGACGCCGCGCAGCATCCCGGGTGATCCGGCCATCGCGGGATTCCACACGCGCTGCTGCATCAGCGCAAAGTGCTCCACCCGGTCCTCATGGACCCTGCTGTGCGCGACCCTGACCACATCCGCGTCGGTGAAGTGGGGTTCGAAGCCGGTCTTCACGTCGAAGCGGTACTCGAACAACTTGACCTGGATGTCGTTGCACGTACCGGCCTGCGCGGCAGCCAGGGCGTCATGGCCGCGCGCCATGAACGAGTCGTAGAAGACCCTGTTCTCCCAGAACGCGAAGACATGGGCGACCTCCGGCCGGCTGCGGCTCCAGCCACCGCCCTGACCCCTGAACCCCGGCTCACCCAGTAGCCCCGCCCACTTCCGCTGCTCCCGCTCGAAACCGCGACGGTCACCCACATTGCAGCGAATCCACTTGACCAGCACTGCATCATCGTACGGGTGACGGACGTGGCGTGGGTCACGCTCTGTCGGAGTGCATCAGAACCGGTCATGGCCGATCACACAATGATCGCCATGACCTCGCTGCATGCCAACCCGCTGTTCGAACGCCTCGATTCGGCAGAACGGATCCTCGTCGCCGGTGCGGGCGGAGGCTTCGACATCTACGCCGGGCTCCCCCTCGCGCTCTCCCTGATCCACCGGAACAAACAGGTGCAGTTCGCCAATCTGTCCTTCAGTGCGCTCGAAGGGCTCCCCCTCGACTCCTGGCTCGCCCCCGACCTCGCCGTCATCACCCCCGAAACCTCCCTCCACCAGCCGTACTTCCCGGAGCGGACCCTCGCGCAGTGGCTCACCCTGCACGGCTACCCGGGCCGCGTCCACGCCCTGTCCCGTACGGGCGTGCAGCCGCTGCGCGACGCCTACCGTGCGCTGATCGAGCGGTACGACATCGACGCGGTCGTTCTCGTCGACGGGGGTACCGACATCCTGATGAGGGGCGACGAATCCGGCCTGGGGACCCCGGAGGAGGACCTGACCAGCGTCGCGGCGCTCTCCGCGATCGAAGGACCGGACCGGCTGGTCGTCTCCATCGGCTTCGGCGTCGACGCCTACCACGGCGTGAGCCACGGACTCGTCCTGGAGAACATCGCCGCGCTCGAACGCGACGGCGCGTACCTGGGCGCGTTCTCCGTGCCCCGTACGACCCGCGAGGGCGCGCTGTTCCTCGACGCGGTGGCCCATGCCCAGGAGCACACACCCGATCATCCGAGCATCGTCAACGGATCGATCGCCGCGGCGGTCCGGGGAGAGTTCGGAGACGTCAGGTTCACCTCGCGCACCAGCAACAGCGAGCTGTTCATCAATCCACTGATGTCGCTGTACTTCGCCTTCGAACTGGAGGGAATCGCCCGCAACTGCCTCTATCTGGACCGCATCGAGCACACCCACCTCATGCGTCAGGTCAGCAGCGCGATCGAGGCGTTCCGGGACGAGGTGCGCGGCCGCCCGCCGCGCCGGATCCCGCATTGAGACACCGGGTCCCCCACGGTGGCGCGATTACGCCCCTCACCCCCAAGCCGGTTGGTTCCAGCGGCCGTTACGGACATGATCGGGTGATAGAACCGGACCGACGGCCCCGCGCGAAGGAGCGAAGTCCGATGAGCACTCCCAACAAGGACATCGAGAAGATCGAGGTCAGGGTCAAGTGGGATCCCAGCCCGCACGGCGAGCCCGCCAACGACCTCGACATCATCGCGGCGACCTATCCGGCCGAGGAGCCGTACGGCAGCCCCGCGTATCTCGTGCACTTCGACAGCCGCGCGCCCGACGGC
This genomic interval from Streptomyces sp. NBC_00464 contains the following:
- a CDS encoding histidine phosphatase family protein yields the protein MARPQRIVLVRHGESEGNADDTVYEREPDHALRLTPAGLRQSRETGVRLRELFDGERVSVYVSPYRRTHETFRSLGLDLESVRVREEPRLREQDWGNWQDRNDVRLQKAYRDAYGHFFYRFAQGESGADVYDRVGAFLESLYRSFEDPDHPQNVLLVTHGLTMRLFCMRWFHWSVAEFESLSNPGNGESRTLVLGKDGRYTLDRPFERWRTPEPYGITG
- a CDS encoding DUF1152 domain-containing protein, with product MTSLHANPLFERLDSAERILVAGAGGGFDIYAGLPLALSLIHRNKQVQFANLSFSALEGLPLDSWLAPDLAVITPETSLHQPYFPERTLAQWLTLHGYPGRVHALSRTGVQPLRDAYRALIERYDIDAVVLVDGGTDILMRGDESGLGTPEEDLTSVAALSAIEGPDRLVVSIGFGVDAYHGVSHGLVLENIAALERDGAYLGAFSVPRTTREGALFLDAVAHAQEHTPDHPSIVNGSIAAAVRGEFGDVRFTSRTSNSELFINPLMSLYFAFELEGIARNCLYLDRIEHTHLMRQVSSAIEAFRDEVRGRPPRRIPH
- a CDS encoding YdbC family protein gives rise to the protein MLVKWIRCNVGDRRGFEREQRKWAGLLGEPGFRGQGGGWSRSRPEVAHVFAFWENRVFYDSFMARGHDALAAAQAGTCNDIQVKLFEYRFDVKTGFEPHFTDADVVRVAHSRVHEDRVEHFALMQQRVWNPAMAGSPGMLRGVFGEAPGHEFLVLSMWQSSAERGKYRPGSVDRLSQRAQTEDDVVSLAGDVVQLEPAWTV